A genomic segment from Aspergillus puulaauensis MK2 DNA, chromosome 1, nearly complete sequence encodes:
- a CDS encoding uncharacterized protein (COG:G;~EggNog:ENOG410PFDQ;~InterPro:IPR011701,IPR036259;~PFAM:PF07690;~TransMembrane:12 (i27-47o67-88i95-113o119-137i158-176o196-215i248-270o276-294i314-331o337-361i373-394o400-421i);~go_function: GO:0022857 - transmembrane transporter activity [Evidence IEA];~go_process: GO:0055085 - transmembrane transport [Evidence IEA]) has translation MRFYKRKITVNDNAVTSAVNLTLRQSLLPNALVTILFFLWGFAYGLLDVLNSHFQTTLNITASKSSGLQASYFGAYFVCPLTISGWINRRFGFRVTFMTGLTTLAVGCLLFWPSGVKKSFGGFCGSMFVVGAGLSTLETAADPFLAICGPPRYSEIRLNLAQAVQGVGTFVAPLLATRVFFANTVDTDQGLENVQWVYLGVAGFVGLLIILFFLAPFPEITDADQQALESMITDGGEESPPLKKQYNLFLGVWSQFCYVGAQIALAGYFINFCLEAGYSSAMSSDLLAIAQGLYAANRFIATGLMMMKVFKPRYMLTVYLGLCVVFAIAAMNTTGAASVALCILVFCFESCCFATIFSLALRGLGRHTKVGGSFLVAAISGGTVFPPMMGAVVTNKNAHLAMAIPMMGYILAFIFPVYVNVFKKDTMDMHRNTGINVDVPVGKEIELERADAEQVDRVERQ, from the exons ATGCGTTTCTACAAGCGCAAGATCACCGTCAACGACAATGCTGTCACGAGCGCCGTAAACTTAACACTGCGCCAGTCTCTGCTACCTAATGCCCTAG TAACAATTctgttcttcctctggggtTTCGCATACGGACTCCTCGACGTGCTCAACTCGCATTTCCAGACGACGTTAAACATCACCGCCAGCAAGTCCAGCGGTCTGCAGGCATCATACTTTGGGGCATATTTCGTCTGCCCTTTGACGATCTCGGGATGGATTAATCGCAGATTCGGGTTTCGTGTGACCTTCATGACAG GCCTTACAACTCTGGCCGTCGgctgcctcctcttctggCCGAGTGGCGTGAAGAAATCATTTGGTGGATTCTGCGGCAGCATGTTT GTCGTCGGAGCCGGCCTCTCAACCCTTGAAACCGCCGCAGACCC attcctcgccatctgcgGACCCCCTCGCTACAGCGAAATCCGACTGAACCTCGCACAAGCCGTGCAAGGCGTCGGAACCTTCGTCGCACCCCTCCTCGCAACCCGCGTCTTCTTCGCAAACACAGTCGACACAGACCAGGGCCTCGAGAACGTACAATGGGTATACCTCGGTGTAGCCGGCTTCGTAGGACTGTTGATAATCCTGTTCTTCCTGGCCCCGTTCCCTGAAATCACCGATGCAGACCAGCAGGCGCTCGAGAGCATGATCACCGACGGTGGAGAGGAGAGCCCGCCGCTGAAGAAACAGTATAACCTCTTCCTAGGCGTGTGGAGCCAGTTTTGCTATGTCGGCGCGCAGATTGCCCTCGCTGGGTATTTTATCAATTTCTGCCTTGAGGCCGGGTATTCGTCTGCTATGTCTT CCGACCTTCTCGCCATCGCGCAGGGGTTGTATGCAGCGAATAGGTTCATTGCGACcgggctgatgatgatgaaggtgtTCAAGCCGCGGTATATGCTAACAGTGTATCTCGGTCTGTGCGTTGTCTTTGCGATCGCAGCGATGAACACGACCGGCGCGGCGTCTGTCGCGCTCTGTATTCTTGTTTTCTGCTTTGAATCG TGCTGCTTCGCAacgatcttctccctcgcgcTGCGCGGTCTCGGGAGACATACAAAGGTCGGGGGATCGTTCCTCGTCGCTGCGATTTCAGGAGGGACTGTATTTCCGCCTATGATGGGTGCTGTTGTG ACGAACAAAAACGCGCATCTGGCTATGGCGATTCCGATGATGGGGTATATCCTCGCGTTTATCTTCCCGGTGTATGTGAATGTCTTTAAGAAGGATACTATGGATATGCATCGCAATACAGGGATTAATGTTGATGTGCCggttgggaaggagattgagCTTGAGCGTGCGGATGCTGAGCAGGTGGATCGTGTTGAAAGGCAGTGA
- a CDS encoding uncharacterized protein (COG:S;~EggNog:ENOG410PUQ9;~TransMembrane:7 (o20-40i52-71o91-116i128-148o182-202i209-228o248-268i)), producing the protein MDRSTDDNSISQRTLYATIWVEYGICTVVMLLRAYSQFFVLRRFTVDDYVMLGAYLCQGVASALCTASAHWGLGASVMSLSYKQIVNVLKFVMISMPFGVIAPLLGRISFILFLLSSVITAHNPRRKWLWGLVALQLVINTIPCILQFTQCRPASALWDPMNLIQKCQGAVVVQKFGYFQGAFNALTDLILTVIGLVVILSLKTHRSNKIALCSILSLSLLAMIAAILKTVQIRIMNTFEFSQAMGLWAIWFLTEGTVVIVTASVPRLRAIVVLGRQRQKSSYNPYNPYNTPVTPRGRSENSNNMHSTEDQSVQTKYINTPIDETLLFEERARSEDSPEDFDVLPMESATELIPVTGRSAV; encoded by the exons ATGGACCGCAGTACGGATGACAATTCCATCTCACAGCGCACGCTGTATGCCACAATCTGGGTGGAATACGGAATCTGCACCGTCGTCATGCTCCTGCGAGCATACTCCCAgttcttcgtcctccgcaGGTTCACAGTCGATGACTATGTGATGCTCGGTGCCTAC CTCTGTCAAGGCGTCGCGTCCGCACTCTGCACCGCATCAGCACACTGGGGCCTCGGAGCGAGCGTCATGAGCCTCAGCTACAAACAGATCGTCAACGTGCTGAAATTCGTCATGATCTCGATGCCATTTGGCGTGATTGCGCCGCTGCTGGGTCGCATCTcgttcatcctcttccttctctcgtCCGTCATCACGGCCCATAACCCGCGGCGGAAATGGCTGTGGGGGCTTGTCGCCCTGCAGCTTGTTATCAATACAATCCCGTGCATTCTGCAGTTTACGCAGTGTCGCCCGGCGAGTGCATTATGGGATCCGATGAATTTGATTCAAAAGTGTCAGGGCGCGGTTGTTGTTCAGAAGTTTGGGTATTTCCAAGGGG CTTTCAATGCATTGACAGACCTGATCCTAACGGTAATCGGTCTCGTCGTGATTCTCTCCCTTAAAACCCACCGCTCGAATAAGATTGCCCTTTGCTCGATTCTGTCGTTGAGTTTATT AGCCATGATCGCCGCTATTCTCAAGACAGTCCAGATTCGAATCATGAATACGTTCGAGTTCAGCC aagCAATGGGCCTCTGGGCAATCTGGTTCCT AACCGAAGGAACGGTCGTGATAGTAACAGCCTCCGTTCCCCGTCTTCGTGCAATCGTCGTTCTCGGTCGTCAGAGACAAAAGTCATCCTATAATCCCTACAACCCTTACAACACGCCTGTAACCCCACGGGGTCGGTCAGAAAACAGCAATAACATGCATAGTACTGAGGACCAATCTGTTCAGACCAAGTATATTAACACGCCCATTGACGAGACATTGCTCTTTGAGGAACGGGCGAGGAGTGAGGATAGCCCTGAGGACTTTGACGTTCTGCCTATGGAGTCGGCGACGGAGTTGATTCCGGTGACGGGGAGGAGTGCAGTTTGA
- a CDS encoding uncharacterized protein (COG:S;~EggNog:ENOG410PYQB;~InterPro:IPR016024;~SECRETED:SignalP(1-21)) has protein sequence MLISRYLSLLVLPVAVTSTLSVNHDDLSVVQVSGVTQDELHFLMVRALDLGDIVDNIKGLIQPILDLLKPQSLDNINSIITHLASLLGDGGADDTKKLVGTISDLLNSDAVQDLQEQLGPLLPTLLDLLNSDVIDKIKTLLDNASILLTHDTAVQIRDLVNSIAPLFDYIMQIIEYLLNLLFGDSSSGGSGGGSSDGGNGGTATNSSPTATQTGSSGEDSSSSDSGFDFDLDLGSSSNDDDASSTSSASATGVSGSGSNSGLDSSSSSDGDDGSSSSGSGSGSGSSSSSTSSDSESDSSSSDPGGTTTGPNDPGFTGAASKLSQYGVSGALGALVAIFVI, from the exons ATGCTCATCTCGAGGTACCTCTCCCTTCTCGTGCTGCCGGTGGCGGTCACTTCGACCTTGTCGGTCAATCACGATGACCTATCCGTGGTCCAGGTATCCGGTGTCACGCAAGATGAACTGCACTTCCTCATGGTTCGAGCACTTGATCTAGGTGACATCGTCGATAATATCAAAGGGCTTATCCAGCCGATCCTGGATCTGTTGAAGCCGCAGTccctcgacaacatcaaTTCCATCATTACCCATCTTGCATCACTCCTGGGGGATGGAGGTGCCGACGACACCAAGAAGCTTGTCGGTACCATCTCCGACTTGTTGAATTCCGATGCAGTTCAGGATCTTCAGGAGCAGCTTGggccgctgctgccg ACGCTGCTTGACCTACTCAACTCGGACGTGATTGACAAGATCAAGACTCTTCTCGATAATGCCAGTATCCTGTTAACACACGATACTGCTGTCCAGATACGTGACTTGGTTAATAGCATCGCTCCG CTCTTCGACTACATAATGCAGATCATAGAATACCTCCTCAATCTACTCTTCGGTGATAGCAGCAGCGGTGGCAGCGGTGGCGGTAGTAGTGATGGCGGCAATGGAGGTACTGCAACAAATTCTTCACCAACAGCGACGCAGACAGGAAGTTCAGGCGAAGACTCTAGCTCTTCAGACTCTGGCTTTGACTTTGACCTAGATCTCGGCTCCTCTTCAaacgacgatgatgcctcATCGACTAGTTCTGCCTCCGCTACTGGGGTATCCGGCTCGGGATCGAACTCTGGCCTTGactcgtcctcctcctcggacgGGGATGATGGAAGTTccagctctggctctggctctggttccggctcgtcttcatcttcgaccTCTTCGGACTCTGAGTCGGACTCCAGCAGCTCTGATCCTGGAGGGACTACAACTGGACCCAATGACCCAGGCTTCACAGGGGCAGCGAGTAAGCTTAGCCAGTATGGTGTATCCGGTGCTCTTGGCGCGTTAGTTGCGATTTTTGTGATTTAA
- a CDS encoding uncharacterized protein (COG:B;~EggNog:ENOG410PFAT;~InterPro:IPR011990;~go_function: GO:0005515 - protein binding [Evidence IEA]), translating into MPDDEYTIRVDHVSDILFLPIPPSSCMDTGSSPNDWKGAGNEKFIQGKYYLAIDFYSQALNSSPSIAELIVIRQNRAFCFLKTHQFDAAHGLPESGPSEKALYRKAQALHYLQRFQEESLLLKTLELLGFSLPAASSLGSLVLASGWRNGA; encoded by the exons ATGCCTGACGATGAGTACACTATTCGCGTTGATCATGTTTCCGACATTTTATTCCTCCCCATACCGCCATCGTCCTGCATGGATACCGGGTCTTCTCCCAACGACTGGAAAGGTGCAGGAAATGAGAAATTTATCCAGGGAAAGTATTACCTGGCTATCGATTT TTACTCCCAGGCTCTGAACTCGTCTCCATCAATTGCCGAACTCATAGTAATAAGGCAGAATCGTGCGTTCTGTTTCCTGAAGACTCACCAGTTCGACGCGGCCCATGGCCTGCCTGAGTCTGGACCCTCGGAGAAGGCCCTGTACCGCAAGGCCCAGGCACTGCATTACCTCCAACGATTTCAGGAAGAGAGCCTCCTCTTGAAGACCCTAGAATTACTCGGGTTCTCGTTACCGGCGGCCAGCTCCCTCGGGTCCCTGGTACTCGCCTCCGGGTGGAGAAATGGGGCATGA